A window of uncultured Methanoregula sp. genomic DNA:
TCATCATCACATCCACGCTCGGAGCGTGCGCAGAAGGCAGGATGTTCCCCAGTACCGAAATGAAGACGGTGACCAGCAGGATGGCGAGCGCAATCATCAGCATCTCGCCGATAACCGGTGATGCCCCCCATTCACTATCGGATCTCAGGTTCATGCTGGCTGTTCCCTTTATACTGGTGATCTTCCCGTTTGATGAGAGCCCGGAATACCGGGCGGTTATATCCCCTGATTACACAACCGCGTGCAGGAGTATCGCGTCGTATCCCATCCCGGAAGATCGGTGAATACGATGACAAGTACTGCGGGGCAGACTACCACCGGTTGATGGTTTGTCGTTGATCGTTCTCCGGGACGGGTGATGGATGCTTGTTCTGTATGGCATTCACGTCAACGGCACTCAGGATATTTCCGCATGTTAGGTAATTTCAAATGCTTAATTAATAAGTAATGTTAATCATAATTATTAAATAATCTATGCCAAACCACGCTGACAAGGATCCTCTGATGACGTCAGGAACACTACTCCCATTCTCCCGACAACCCGGACGCCGGCGACATGCCTCCCCCGAATGGGGCGAGACTGGGGTATCGCCGGTAGTTGGGGTTATGCTGATGCTCGCGGTCACCGTCATGATCGCGGCGATTGTCAGTGCCGCAGCCGGGGGCCTCTCTGTCAAAGAAAAGAGTGCCCCGGGCGCCCTCCTCGATGTTATACTCTACTCGTCAAAGGACTATGGAGGATATAATATCTCGTCCATGGTAATCCGGCACATCAGCGGGAACGTGATCCCAACAAAGGATATCAGTATCATAACCTATTACCGCAATCCCGCTACCGGCACAATGCAGAAAGGAAGTTTGTCCGGGCAACAGGGGGTTCCTGGGGATGCCGCCTGGACAACCAAGTCAATACCCTATTCCGCAGACAAGTATT
This region includes:
- a CDS encoding type IV pilin N-terminal domain-containing protein — protein: MTSGTLLPFSRQPGRRRHASPEWGETGVSPVVGVMLMLAVTVMIAAIVSAAAGGLSVKEKSAPGALLDVILYSSKDYGGYNISSMVIRHISGNVIPTKDISIITYYRNPATGTMQKGSLSGQQGVPGDAAWTTKSIPYSADKYCGVLFINDENRFGTNNNPIKDSNSGNDNWFGNPLATFGPGDILVTPAQFCGPDHSHNTGMEYLFPGINFFNSEKEFPAGSTATIKIIHVPSGQVIFDKDVIIQ